The following nucleotide sequence is from Nocardioides daedukensis.
AGATCCTGTTCGCCCAGCAGAACGCGGCCCGCGGTGAGGCCGTGGCCGAGATGAAGGCCGACGGCATCGAGTACGACGAGCGGATGGCGCTGCTCGAGGAGATCAGCTGGCCGCAGCCCCTGGCCGAGCTGCTCGGGGCGACGTACGAGATCTATCGCGAGACCCATCCCTGGTTGCCCGAGGACGGGCTGGGGCCGAAGTCGATCGTGCGGGAGATGTATTCCCAGGGGATGAGCTTCACCGACTTCGTCGGGCGCTATCAGCTGGGACGCTCGGAGGGCCTGGTCCTGCGCTATCTGACCGATGCCTACCGGACCCTGCGGCACACGGTCCCCGAGTCGCACCGGACCCCCGAGCTGGAGGACCTGGTCGAATGGCTGGGGGAGACCGTGCGGCAGACGGACTCGTCGTTGCTGGACGAGTGGGAGGCGCTGACGGACCCCGACCGGATCGCCGAGGTGATCCAGGGAGCCCCGGCGCCGTCACGACCGTTGAGTCGTCAGGAGCGCCCGTTCCGGGTGATGATCCGCAACGCGATGTTCAACCGCGTCCTGCTCGCAGCCCGCGACGACCTCGACGGCTTGATGCGGGCCGAGCGGGAGCTGGCTGATCTCTTCGATCCTCCGCGTGACGTCGGGATGACCCGGTCCGAGTGGGACCGGGCGCTCGAGGACTACTACCAGGAGCACGACTCGATCGGCACCGCCGGCGACGCCCGTGGCCCGGCGCTGCTCCAGATCAAGGAGACCGGTCGCACCTGGGAGGTCAGGCAGGTGATCGACGACCCCGAGGGTCACCACGACTGGATCATCGAGGCCGTGGTGGACCTGGATGCCTCGGACAGCCTGGGCCAGGCGATCGTCACCTCGGTGGGCATGCGGAGACTGTGAGAACGGGCTCGGTTCACAGGATTGTGCACAGGCGGGCTTCATCCTGTGCAACTGAGCGGGGACTGGTGCACAGGTCATGCACAGATTCCTCAATCAGGACAGGGATCCCGGACCTCGTCTTGTTCAGCAGGACCCCCGGCCCTAGAGTCGCGGGAACGACGCGGGACACTTGTCGTCGAGTCGACAAAATCTTCATGGAGCATCAAGGAGCGGCAGATGAGTGGTGGCGGAGATTTCCCCGGTCTGAGCGGCACTGGCGCTCCGGAGATGCCGCCCTTGGTCCGAACTCCCCCTTCCCCTGGAGACAACCACGTGACTGACCCCCTGCCCTTCCGTCCGCGCACCGAGGACGCCCCGCTGATCGAGCCGAAGGCCGAGGCCGTGCTCGGCCCCACCGGCCGGCCGATGCCGTTCCTGCCCGAGCCCGGGCCGGTGAGCGAGCACGGCAAGGCCCGGATCATCTCGATGTGCAACCAGAAGGGTGGCGTGGGCAAGACCACCACCACCATCAACCTCGGCGCCTCGCTGGCCGAGTACGGCCGCAAGGTCCTGCTCGTCGACTTCGACCCGCAGGGCTCCCTCTCGGTGGGGCTGGGACTCAACCCGCACGAGATGGACCTGAGCATCTACAACCTGCTCATGGAACGCGACGTCACCTTCGAGGACGTCGTGGTCCCCAGTGGGGTGCCCGGCATGGACCTGTTGCCCTCCAACATCGACCTGTCCGCAGCCGAGGTGCAGCTGGTCCACGAGGTGGCCCGTGAGCAGACGCTGCAGCGGGTGCTCGCGCCGGCCATCGACAAGTACGACGTGATCCTGATCGACTGCCAGCCCTCGCTCGGACTGCTCACCGTGAACGCCCTCACTGCCTCCGACGGCGTCATCGTCCCGCTCGAGTGCGAATACTTCGCGCTCCGTGGAGTCGCGCTGCTCAAGACCACCATCGACAAGGTGCAGGAGCGGCTCAACCCGAAGCTGGAGATCGACGGCGTGCTTGGCACGATGTTCGACGGCCGCACCCTGCACAGCCGCGAGGTGATGGAACGACTCGTGCACGCCTGGGGCGACAAGGTCTTCCACACCGTGATCCGCCGGACGATCAAGTTCTCCGACTCCACGGTGGCCGGCGAGCCGATCACCAGCTATGCCTCGTCCTCGGCCGGAGCAGAGTCCTACCGCCAGCTGGCGAGGGAGGTGCTGGCGCGTGTCTCGACGAGTGAGTCTGCCCGCGGCTGACGACCTCTTCCGACCCACCTCCACCAAGACCGGGAACAGCGACCCAGCACCCAAGCTCGCGGCCGCCCCGGAGCCCGTGGAGGACGAGGCGGAGGAGCCGACCCCCCGACGGAAGTCGAGTGGCCGGATCCGGCACGACGAGAAGATGACCGTCTATGTCACCAGTGACGAGCTGCTCGAGATCGAGCATGCCCGGCTCACGCTGCGTCGCTCGACGGGCAAGGCGGTCGACCGCGGTCGCCTGGTGCGCGCGGCCATCGCGATGGCCCTTGCCGAGTTCGAGGAGCGCGGCGAGGAGTCCGACCTGGCGGCGCGGCTGAGGGACTCGTGAGCGAGGCCCCTGTCCTGTCGGAGGCGTCCGACCAGGGCCAGGCCGGCCCGGCGGCGTTCGCCGTACGCCTCACGAACTTCGAGGGGCCCTTCGACCTGCTCCTCAGCTTGATCGCCAAGCACAAGCTCGACGTGACCGAGGTTGCCCTCTCGGTGGTCACCGACGAGTTCATCGCGCACGTCAAGGCCGGTGGGGCCGTCTGGGACCTCGAGCAGACCACGTCGTTCCTGCTGGTGGCCTCCACCCTGCTCGACCTGAAGGCCGCTCGTCTGCTCCCTCAGGGAGACGTCGAGGACGAGGAGGACCTCGCGCTGCTGGAGGCCAGGGACCTGCTCTTCGCGCGGCTCATGCAGTACAAGGCGTTCAAGCAGGTGGCCGGAGTCCTCGAGTCGCGGTTGGCTGTCGAAGGGCGACGGTTCCCGCGTGCTGTCGGGCTCGAGGAGCGCTTCGCCACCCTGCTTCCCGAGGTGTTGATCGGCATCGGACTCGACCAGTTCGCCCGGCTCGCCGCGCGGGCGATGGAGCCGAAGCCGATCCAGGAGGTCTCGCTGCAGCACATCCACGCTGCCAAGGTCTCGGTGCGCGAGCAGGCCTCGATCGTCGTCGAACGCCTCCGCAGGCAGGGAACGATGACCTTCCGCGCGCTGTGCGGGGACTCACCCGACACCTTGACGACGGTGGCCCGGTTCCTGTCCCTGCTCGAGCTCTTCCGCGAGGGCGCGGTGGGCTTCGACCAGGTCACGCCACTCGGCGAGCTGACGGTGCGCTGGACCGGTGACGAGCAGGGCGACATCGAGATCCAGGATGAGTTCGACGGCACCCCGCCCGAGTCTGGCCCTGTTGATTCCGCCCCCGCAGCTGAGATGCCCGGTGCCGAGACGCCCGGTGCCGAGGCTGTGGACGCAGCGACAGCGGGGACTGAGACTACGGGAACCGGGGCAGACCCGCACGACGAGACGACCGACGAGGAGCGCGATGACTGAGCAGCAGGTGGCAGGGACCGCGGATCACGAGGGCCCTGAGGCCCCGGAGAGTCCCGAGACCCCTGAGGTGCCGCGTGCCGAGCTCCGTGGGTCGCTGGAAGCGATCCTGATGGTCGCCGACCAGCCGCTCGACCAGATGACGCTCGCCACCGCAGTGGGCCATCCGGTGGAGACTGTCGTGGCGGCCCTGCACTCGCTCGCGGCCGACTACACCAGCGAGGCCCGGGGATTCGAGCTCCGCAACGTTGCCGGTGGCTGGCGCTACTACACCCGCGAGGAGTACGCCGCGGTGGTCGAGGCGTTCGTCCTCGACGGTCAGCAGGCCCGGCTCACCCAGGCTGCTCTCGAGACGCTCGCCGTCGTCGCCTACAAGCAGCCCGTCTCGCGGGCCAGGGTCTCGGCGATCCGTGGTGTCAACGTGGACGGTGTCATGCGCACCCTGCTCGCCCGGGGACTCGTCGAGGAGGCGGGCCAGGACGGCGAGACCGGTGCGAACCTCTATCGCACCACGAACTACTTCCTGGAGCGGATCGGTATCACTGCCCTCACCGACCTGCCCGAGCTCGCGCCGTTCCTGCCCGACATGGAGGACATGGAGGATGACCTGGCCGAGCTCGCCGGAGCCGGTCAGGCGCAACCGGCTGTTCCGGAGGAACCGAACCCCGAACAGAACGCCGAACCGAACACAGGGCCGGCCGACGAGCCCGCACACGATCCAATTCACGAGCCGGCCGATCAGTCAGCACAGGCCGCCGGCACCGACCCGGCGGCAGGGGAGCGCGAATGATCACCGACGACGACGGCCTGGTCCGTCTGCAGAAGCACCTCGCCCAGTCGGGAGTGGCCTCGCGCCGCAAGTGCGAGGAGATCATGCTCGACGGGTTGGTCGAGGTGGACGGTGAGATCGTCACCCGCCTCGGCACCAAGATCGACCCCAGCACCGCCGTGATCAGGGTGAGCGGGAAGCGACTGCCCCCGATCAGCCCCCACGTCTATCTCGTGCTCAACAAGCCCCGTGGCGTGGTCTCGACGATGTCGGATCCCGAGGGCCGCAAGACCCTCCAGGACTTCGTGGACGACCGCCCCGAGAGGCTCTTCCACGTGGGGCGTCTCGACACCGACACGTCCGGGCTGATCCTGCTCACCAACGACGGTGAGTTCGCCCAGCGCGTGGCCCACCCGTCGTACGAGCTGACCAAGACCTATGTCGCCGAGGTCGACGGCGAGGTCAGTCGTGAGACCCTGCAGCGCCTCCAGGTCGGCGTCACCCTCGAGGACGGTCCTGTCGAGGTGACCGAGTGCCGACTGGTCTCTGCGGGCCAGGGCGGCGCGAAGGGCAGGAGCATCGTCGAGCTCGTCATCCACGAGGGTCGCAACCGGATCGTGCGCCGGTTGCTCGCCGAGGTCGGGCACCCGGTTCGTCAGCTCACCCGGACTGCGATCGGCCCGATCATCCTCCAGGGCCTCAAGCCCGGCTCGCTGCGTGCACTCACCCCCGACGAGCTCGGCACCCTGCTCGACTCCGCGAAACTCTGATCACAGTGCCGAGGTCGCCGCTTCGCAGAGCAGGCACCGATCTGTTGCGGGCCAACAGCTGCGTTGAGACCCCGCGGGGCGCAGGCTGGGCGGCGTACTAGCCTGTGCGGGCAAGGTTCCGCTGTGGAGAGGACGTCATCGTGGCCGTACGAGCCGTGCGTGGAGCAACGCAGCTCGAGGAGGACACCCGCGAGCACATGCTCGAGCGCGTCGCGGAGATGGTCACCGACGTGATGACCTCGAACAGCCTTGAGGTGGACGACTTCATCTCGATCATCTTCACTGCGACCGATGACCTGAACTCGGAGTTCCCTGCCTACGCCGCCCGACGCCTCGGCTTCGACGACGTTCCGCTGATCTGCGCCCGCGAGCTGGAGATCGGTGGTTCCATGCCGCGCGTGGTCAGGATGATGGCGCACGTGGAGACGCCGCTCGGTCGAAAAGACATCACCCACGTCTACCTGCACGGAGCCGCCAACCTGCGTCGCGACCTGACCAAGGTCCGCGAGGTCCCGGACGCCGATGCCTGAGCTGTCCGGACCGATCCTCGTGGTCGGAACGGGACTGCTGGGCACGTCCGTGGGGCTGGCCGCCCGCCGGGCTGGGATCGAGGTCTACCTCAGCGACGTCAACCGCGAGCACATCCGCACGGCGAGCGGCCTGGGTGCTGGCGTCGAGCACCACGGTGAGCCGGTCCAGCTGGTCGTGGTCGCTGTCCCGCCCGATCACCTGGGTGAGGCGATCATCGAGGCGCTCCGGTCGACCGAGGGAGTCGTGACCGACGTCGGATCGATCAAGTCTCAGCCCCTCGGTGAGGTGAGGGCGGCTGCGCCGGAGCTGGTGAGCCGCTACGTCGGTAGCCACCCGATGGCCGGCAGCGAACGCTCCGGCCCGCTGGCCGCGTCGGCGTCGCTGTTCGAGGGGCGGCCGTGGGCGGTCACCGCGCGCCCGGACACCTCGCCCGAGGACCGCTCCCTGGTGATGGCGTTGGTGGAGATGTGCGGAGCGGTGGCGATCGAGCTCGGTCCCGAGGAGCACGACGAGGCCGTGGCCCGTACGTCGCACCTGCCGCACCTGATGGCCTCCCTGGTCGCCGGTCGCCTGGCCGGTGCACCCGGTGATCACCTCGCCCTGTCCGGTCAGGGCGTCCGTGACGTCACCCGGATCGCGGCAGGTGACCCGGCCCTGTGGCAGCAGATCATCTCGGCCAATCGTGCCGCGGTGCTGTCCCTGCTCGACGAGGTCGCCGGGCGACTCTCCGACCTCCGCGGTGCCGTCGCGGACCCGTCACGCACTGCCCTGGGTGAGCTCCTGGCCGAGGGAGTCGCCGGCACCCGCGCGATTCCCGGCAAGCACGGTGGCCCGACCCGGCCGACGCAGTCGATCTTCGTCGCCGTCCCGGACCACCCGGGCGAGCTGGCCCGGCTGTTCGCAGATGCCGGGGAGATCGGTGTCAACATCGAGGACGTCCACATCGACCACGACCCCGGTCGCCCAGTGGGCCAGGTGGAGCTGGTCGTCGAGCAGGCGCGAGCCGGTCATCTGGCGGACTCGCTGAGCGATCGGGACTGGGCCGTCCGCGAATAGCAATGGCGCCGCCGCAGGCTCTGGGCGGTAGGCTTCGTTCGGCAAAACAGTCGTCAGCGAAGGCAGGAACCAGTGGTCAGCAAGGTCGTCGTGGCTGTCGACGGAACGTCCGGATCGGGCAAGTCGAGCACGTCGCGGGGTGCCGCGTCGCGCCTCGGCCTGCGCTACCTCGACACAGGAGCCCAGTTCCGGGCGATGACCTGGTGGATGCTGCAGCACGGAGTCAACATCCACGACCCGCAGGCCGTGGCCGACTCGGCCGGCAAGCCGGACATCGAGTCGGGCACCGATCCGCTCGACCCCACCATCACCGTGGATGGCGACGACGCCTCCATCGCGATCCGTACCGAGCAGGTCACCAACTCGGTGAGCCCGGTCAGCGCCGTACCCGAGGTGCGGGCGCGGTTGCTGGAGCTTCAGCGGGAGATCATCGGCGACGGTGGGATCGTCGTCGAGGGACGCGACATCGGGTCGGTCGTCTGGCCGCGAGCACAGGTGAAGCTCTACATCACCGCGGATCCGGCCGCGCGTGCCGCCCGCCGCGCTGCTGAGGAGGGTGGTTCGGACCTCGGCGCGACCCAGGAGTCGCTCCTGGCCCGCGACAAGATCGACTCGGGTCGCGCGGCGGCCCCCCTGGTGATGGCCGAGGGAGCCCAGCACATCGACACCACGCCGTACTCCCTCGAAGAGGTGATCAGTCAGGTGGTCGCGCTCGTCGAGGCCGCCGGGGTCGATGTCTCGTGACCGACCGTGACTGCCTGCCCGACACCAGCAGTGTCGAATTGCCGCCGACCTTCATGCTCCACAAGCTTCGCCCTCCGGCGCGCCTCCTGATCCGCAGCCGGTTCAAGGTCGCCACCCACGGCATCCACCACGTCCCGGCGAGTGGACCGGTGATCCTGGCCAGCAACCACATCGGACTCGTGGACGGCCCATTGCTGGCGATCTTCAGCCCGCGACCGGTGCACGCCTTGACCAAGCAGGAGATGTTCGAGGGCCGGATGGGCACGTTCCTGCACAAGTCGGGACAGATCAAGCTGAACCGCTTCGGCGCGGACCCGAGCGCGATGAAGACCTGCATCAAGGTGCTCCGTGAGGGTCGCGTCGCCGGGATCTTCCCCGAGGGCACCCGGGGTGCCGGCGACCTGGGACGCTTCCACGGCGGGGCGGCATACCTCGCTCTGGTCAGTGGTGCGCCAGTGGTGCCGGTCACGGTGCTGGGCAGTCGTGAGCCGGGCGGGAGCAGCGGATCGATTCCACGACGTGGAGCGTCGATCGAGATGGTCTACGGTGAACCTTTCCGCACCGAGTCAGTGGCGTGGCCGAGGACACGGGAACAAGTCGTGGAGTCCACGTTGTTGTTGCGGGAGCACATGCTTGCTCAACTGGAGCAGGCCTTGGCCCTGACCGGGCGCCAACTTCCCGGCCCGTTGCCGACAGGGCAGACGAACATCGACAACGACCCACACACCGGTGTGGTCGAACAAGGAGCATGATGAGCGAGTACGACGCACCCTCCGTGGGTGCAGACGCCGGCGACGGTGCCGACCAGGCATTCCTGGGGCCCGTGCCGGTTCTTGCCGTCGTGGGACGCCCCAACGTCGGGAAGTCCACCCTGGTCAACCGCATCATCGGTCGCCGCGAGGCCGTCGTCGAGGACCGGCCGGGCGTGACCCGCGACCGCGTCTCCTATGACGCGTCGTGGAACGGCCGCGCCTTCACCGTCGTCGACACCGGCGGCTGGGACCCCGACGCGCGCGGCTTGGCCGAGCGCATCGCGGCGCAGGCCGAGATCGCGGTCTCGCTGGCCGACGCCGTGCTGTTCGTGGTCGATGCAACGGTGGGCATCACCGACGCCGATGAGGCTGTCGTGAAGATCCTGCGAGCGTCCAAGAAGCCTGTGGTGCTGGCAGCCAACAAGGTCGACGACCAGCGCACCGAGGCAGAGGCCTTCGGCCTCTGGAACCTCGGACTGGGGGAGCCTTACCCGGTTTCAGCCATCCACGGCCGTGGTTCGGGTGACCTGCTCGATGCCTGTCTCAAGGCGCTGCCCGAGACCCCGGAGCAGTCCTACACAGAGGTCGGCGGGCCGCGACGCATCGCCTTGGTCGGCAAGCCCAACGTGGGCAAGTCGTCGCTCCTCAACAAGCTGGCCGGCGAGGACCGTGTCGTCGTGGACAACGTCGCGGGCACCACGGTCGACCCGGTGGACGAGCTGATCACCCTCGGCGGCAAGCCGTGGCGGTTCATCGACACGGCCGGCATCCGCAAGCGGGTCAAGTCGGCGTCTGGCCACGAATACTATGCGTCGCTGCGCACCGCTGGTGCGATCGAGCGTGCCGAGGTCGCGGTACTGGTGGTCGACGGATCACAGAGCCTCTCCGAGCAGGACATCCGGATCATCCAGACGGTTCGTGACTCCGGGCGTGCCCTGGTCATCGCCTTCAACAAGTGGGACCTGGTCGACGAGGAGCGGCGCTACTACCTGGACCGCGAGATCGAGCGTGAGCTCGTCCAGGTGCAGTGGGCGCCCCGGATCAACATCACTGCCCGGACGGGCTGGCACGTGGACCGACTGGTTCCGGCCCTGGATCGCGCCCTCGAGGGCTGGGAGACCCGGGTCTCCACGGGCCAGCTCAACGCTTTCCTCGGTCGCCTGGTGGCAGAGCACCCGCACCCCGTGCGTGGCGGCAAGCAGCCCAAAATTCTCTTCGGCACCCAGGCGCAGACGTCGCCCCCGACCTTCATCCTGTTCACCAGCGGCAAGCTCGATGCCGGCTATGAGCGCTTCATCGAGCGTCGGTTGCGTGAGGAATTCGGGTTCGTGGGCACGCCGATCGAGTTGCAGGTGCGCCCGCGCGAGAAGCGCAAACGCTGATCAGACGCAGCGGGGGGACCCTGATTCCCGGTTTCACCAACCGCTGCGATAGTGTTCACTCGCCTTCGCCGGTGACTTCGGTTACCGAGCCGGAGGCGGCGGGCTGTAGCGCAGCTTGGTAGCGCACTTGACTGGGGGTCAAGGGGTCGCAGGTTCAAATCCTGTCAGCCCGACCGAAGAAGTTGCCCCTGACCTGCGGAAACGCAGGTCAGGGGCAACTTCGTATTTTGAGTCATTTCTGCTTGTGCCGCGGTTTGTGACCCGAAAACCCTCGCGGGGGTGACGCCCTGGGTCACCATGCGCTGAGTGGGAAGGCATTTTTCTTCTGTCCTGCCCCCCGTTTTTCGGTCCATCTTGTGTGTGAGGGCTCGGAACTATGAGAGTCCTTGTGGAGGTGTTTGATGGCGGCAGCGAAGCGGTTCACTACTGAGCAGATCGTGGCGAAGTTGCGCGAGGCGGAGAAGCTTCAGGCGCAGGGGTCGACGATCCCGCAGGTGGTCAAGCGGTTACAGGTCAGTGAGCAGACGTTCTATCGGTGGCGGTCCAAGTACGGGGCGTTGAAGGAGGACGAGGCGCACCGGTTGAAGGCGCTCGAGGCCGAGAACGCCCGTCTGAAGCGGATTGTGGCCGAGCAGGCCTTGGACATCTCGATGTTGAAGGACCTGCAAAAGGGAAACTGGTGAGCCCGGCTCGGCGCCGGGCTGCCACCACGCACTTGGTCCGTAAGTTCAAGGTCTCCGAGCGTCGCGCCTGCAAAGTCACTGGTCAGCATCGCTCGTCCAACCGGTACGTCCCGGTCCCGTCCGACTTCGAGCAGCGGTTGGTTGCGGCGATGAACAAGATCGCTGATCGGTACCCGCGGTTCGGGTATCGCCGGGTCCACGCACTGCTCGTCGCGGACGGCTGGGAGGTCAACGTCAAACGCGTGGAGCGGTTGTGGCGCCGAGAGGGGCTTCGGGTCCCGCCGCCGCGGTCCAAGGCGTCAGGGCAGAAGGCACTGTGAATCGCCCCGGGTCTGATGGAGGCTCTCAATCCTGGGAAGGATGATGAGAGTCATGGCAGCACCGAGGAAGTACAGCGTCGAGCTCCAGCAGCGAGCCACGCGGATGGCGATGGACGCGAGGAAGGACCCGGAGTCGGCGCGTGGGGCGATCAAGCGGGTCGCTGACCAGCTCGGGGTTCACCCCGAGGCGTTGAGAAACTGGGTACGTCAGGGCGAGATCGACGGCGGTGTGCGGCCCGGCACGACCACCGACGATGCGACCAGGCTGGCCGAGCTCGAGCGCGAGGTCCGCGAGCTGCGTCGGGCGAACGAGATCCTGAAGACGAGCGCAGCTTTTTTCGCGGCTGCGGAGCTCGACCGCAGGATCAAGTAGAGGTGCCCACCGCGGTGGTGGTCGACTACATCGACCAGCACCGCGAGGAGTTCGGGGTCGAGCCGATCTGCGCCGTCCTGAAGGACGCCGGCGTCCAGATCGCCCCGAGCACCTACTACGCCGCCAAGACCAGGCCACCGTCCGCACGCGCGGTCCGCGATGCCGAGTTGGTCGTCGACATCAAGACCGCTCACAGGGCGAATCTGGGTGTCTACGGCGTCCGGAAGGTCCACGCCGAGCTCAACCGTGAGGGCGTCAAGGTCGCCCGCTGCACCGTGGAGCGGTTGATGCGAGCCGAGGGCCTGCGCGGGATCCCGCGGGAGAAGACCCGCAAGACCACCATCGGCGACGGAGCGGAGACCGAGCGCCCCGAAGACAAGGTCAACCGGAAGTTCGTCGCCACGGCGCCGAACCAACTGTGGGTGGCCGACCTGACCTACGTCCGCACGCACGCGGGCTGGACCTACGTCGCGTTCGTCCTCGACGTCTTCAGCAGGATGATCGTGGGCTGGCAGGTGTCCACCAGCCTGCGGACCGACTTGGCGTTGGACGCCCTCGACATGGGCCTGTGGGCCCGGCAGCGCGCCGGCCAGGACGTCACCGGCCTGATCCACCACAGCGACAGAGGAGTCCAATATCGAGCGATTCGCTACACCGAGCGGCTCGCAGAAGCCGAGGCCGTCGCATCCGTCGGATCCAAGGGCGACAGCTACGACAACGCGATGGCCGAGGCGCTGAACTCGCTGTTCAAGGCCGAATGCATCCGCAACCCGGTAATGAGGCCCAAGGGCGGCTGGAAGAACGTCGGCGACGTCGAGATCGCCGTTGCCGAATACGTCGACTGGTTCAACCACAGGCGCCTTCACGGCGAGATCGGGCTCGTCCCGCCCGCCGAGTTCGAGGCCAACCACTGGGCGTCACAGCCCGCGAAGCACTACCGTCAGAACCCGGTCCTCACCGAGGTCGGATCCAACTAACCGAGCCTCTACGAAACCCGGGGCGATTCAGGTTCTCTGCCGCCCCTATGCGGGTTGCGGCTCTCGGTTGAGGGCTGCGTAGTGGTGTTGCTCGAACTCCACGGGGCTGATCATGCCAAGGCTTCCGTGGAGCCGTCGCTGGTTGTACCAATCGACCCAGCCGGCGGTGGCGAACTCGACGTCCGCGATCGTCTTGTAGGGGCCGTCGTGGAAGACAGTGGTGCGGATGCACTCGGCTTTGTAGAGCCCGTTGATGGTCTCCATCAGGGCATTGTCGTAGGCGTCGCCAACGGACCCGATCGAGGGCTGGATGCCCTCGAGCTCGAGGTGCTCAGTGAACCGAATTGACGTGTACTGGCTGCCCGCATCCGAGTGATGGATCAGGTCTTCGGGGACCACGGGGTTGCCCTCGTGATCGCGCTGCCAGATCGCCATCCGCAGCGGCGTCATGACCAGGTCGGTGGCCTTCGACGTCGAGGCGTGCCAGGCCACGATCCGCTGGGAGAACACGTCGACGATGAACGCCACGTACCCCCAGGCCGGCGACCAAGTCCTGACGTAGGTGAAGTCGGTGACCCAGACCCGGTTCGGTGCCGGGGCGGTGAAGTCGCGATCGAGCAGGTCACCGGCACGTTTGCCGTCCTTGGCCGGGATGGTGGTCCGGACCCCCTTGTCGCGCCGCACACCGGACAGGCCGAGGGTGCGCATGGCCCGGTCCACGCTGCCCGCAGAGGCCTCGGGCAACCGACGCCGCCGCACGAGCGCGGTCATCTTGCGGCGGCCGTAGAGCCCTTCTGGGGTCAGCTTGGGACGGCCGGTCTTCGGACACGGCGACCAGACCAGATCCCGCACCACGTCGACTACCTCGGCATCGGTCAGGGTGCGTGCCGCGACGCGGCGTTGTGGGCTCTTCCAGGACCGGTAGGTCCGTGCGGCGCTCTGACAGCCCTGCTCGCGCAGCACCCGACAGATCGACTCGACCGCATGTCCCTCGGCACGCATCGTGTCGAGGAAGCCCATCATCAACGGTTGCGGGGGTCGAGCTCCCCCACGAAGAAAGACGTCGCTGCCTTCAAGATCGCGACGTCCTCGCGCAGCCGCCGGTTCTCGGCCTTGAGCCGCTTGATCTCTTCGGACTCCTCGGTCGTGGTGCCCTCACGACGACCAGCATCAACGTCGGCCTGCAAGACCCACCGGCGCACGGACTCCTTGCCCACGCCGAGCTGCTTGGCCACCGCCACCGAGGCGGCCGTCAGATTCGGGTACTCGCCACGATGCTCCAGCACCAGACGAACCGCCCTGGCCTTCAGCTCCTCATCGATCTTCTTCGGCATGCTGCACATCCTCCTGGACTCAAACAGGAGCGGCATCAAACCTGGGGCGCTTCAGTTCGCCGGGGAAACCGAAATCCACACCACCCAGGACACCGGCGACCTCACCGCCCAACGCCACTACTCCCTACCCGGGGGAGTCAGCGGTCTGCGCACCAGCGACACCACACTGGACTTCCTCCTCACCAACCCCGCCGGCACTGACCTGTAACCGGTTCTCCGGACGGTTTCGGTGTGTTGATCATGCCGCCGGGTTAGCGGTCTTGTGAAGGCGTTCGAACTCGACGGGTGATCGGTAGCCGAGCCCTGAGTGCCGTCGGACGGGGTTGTAGAAAGCTTCGATCCACTCGTACATTGCGTTGGCCAGTTCGGCGCGGGTGGCCCAGTAGCGGCGGTCCAGTAGTTCGATCTGCATCGAGCCCCAGAACGATTCCATGAGCGCGTTGTCGTAGGCGCAGGCGACTTTGCCCATCGAGCCCATCAGGCCGGCCTCGCGCAGCCGGTGACCGAAGAGCCACGACGTGTACTGGGCTCCGCGGTCCGAGTGCAGAATCGTTCCGACGGGCTTGCGACGCATCCGGGCCATCTCCAGAGCATCGACAACGAGCTCGGTGCGCAGGTGGTCTGCGATGGACCAGCCCACGACCCGACGGCTGAAGACGTCGAGCACTACTGCGCAGTAGACCCACCCCTCTGTGGTGCGGT
It contains:
- a CDS encoding ParA family protein, whose translation is MPPLVRTPPSPGDNHVTDPLPFRPRTEDAPLIEPKAEAVLGPTGRPMPFLPEPGPVSEHGKARIISMCNQKGGVGKTTTTINLGASLAEYGRKVLLVDFDPQGSLSVGLGLNPHEMDLSIYNLLMERDVTFEDVVVPSGVPGMDLLPSNIDLSAAEVQLVHEVAREQTLQRVLAPAIDKYDVILIDCQPSLGLLTVNALTASDGVIVPLECEYFALRGVALLKTTIDKVQERLNPKLEIDGVLGTMFDGRTLHSREVMERLVHAWGDKVFHTVIRRTIKFSDSTVAGEPITSYASSSAGAESYRQLAREVLARVSTSESARG
- the scpB gene encoding SMC-Scp complex subunit ScpB — its product is MTEQQVAGTADHEGPEAPESPETPEVPRAELRGSLEAILMVADQPLDQMTLATAVGHPVETVVAALHSLAADYTSEARGFELRNVAGGWRYYTREEYAAVVEAFVLDGQQARLTQAALETLAVVAYKQPVSRARVSAIRGVNVDGVMRTLLARGLVEEAGQDGETGANLYRTTNYFLERIGITALTDLPELAPFLPDMEDMEDDLAELAGAGQAQPAVPEEPNPEQNAEPNTGPADEPAHDPIHEPADQSAQAAGTDPAAGERE
- a CDS encoding prephenate dehydrogenase is translated as MPELSGPILVVGTGLLGTSVGLAARRAGIEVYLSDVNREHIRTASGLGAGVEHHGEPVQLVVVAVPPDHLGEAIIEALRSTEGVVTDVGSIKSQPLGEVRAAAPELVSRYVGSHPMAGSERSGPLAASASLFEGRPWAVTARPDTSPEDRSLVMALVEMCGAVAIELGPEEHDEAVARTSHLPHLMASLVAGRLAGAPGDHLALSGQGVRDVTRIAAGDPALWQQIISANRAAVLSLLDEVAGRLSDLRGAVADPSRTALGELLAEGVAGTRAIPGKHGGPTRPTQSIFVAVPDHPGELARLFADAGEIGVNIEDVHIDHDPGRPVGQVELVVEQARAGHLADSLSDRDWAVRE
- the aroH gene encoding chorismate mutase, which translates into the protein MAVRAVRGATQLEEDTREHMLERVAEMVTDVMTSNSLEVDDFISIIFTATDDLNSEFPAYAARRLGFDDVPLICARELEIGGSMPRVVRMMAHVETPLGRKDITHVYLHGAANLRRDLTKVREVPDADA
- a CDS encoding segregation/condensation protein A, with product MSEAPVLSEASDQGQAGPAAFAVRLTNFEGPFDLLLSLIAKHKLDVTEVALSVVTDEFIAHVKAGGAVWDLEQTTSFLLVASTLLDLKAARLLPQGDVEDEEDLALLEARDLLFARLMQYKAFKQVAGVLESRLAVEGRRFPRAVGLEERFATLLPEVLIGIGLDQFARLAARAMEPKPIQEVSLQHIHAAKVSVREQASIVVERLRRQGTMTFRALCGDSPDTLTTVARFLSLLELFREGAVGFDQVTPLGELTVRWTGDEQGDIEIQDEFDGTPPESGPVDSAPAAEMPGAETPGAEAVDAATAGTETTGTGADPHDETTDEERDD
- a CDS encoding pseudouridine synthase, with the protein product MITDDDGLVRLQKHLAQSGVASRRKCEEIMLDGLVEVDGEIVTRLGTKIDPSTAVIRVSGKRLPPISPHVYLVLNKPRGVVSTMSDPEGRKTLQDFVDDRPERLFHVGRLDTDTSGLILLTNDGEFAQRVAHPSYELTKTYVAEVDGEVSRETLQRLQVGVTLEDGPVEVTECRLVSAGQGGAKGRSIVELVIHEGRNRIVRRLLAEVGHPVRQLTRTAIGPIILQGLKPGSLRALTPDELGTLLDSAKL
- the cmk gene encoding (d)CMP kinase codes for the protein MVSKVVVAVDGTSGSGKSSTSRGAASRLGLRYLDTGAQFRAMTWWMLQHGVNIHDPQAVADSAGKPDIESGTDPLDPTITVDGDDASIAIRTEQVTNSVSPVSAVPEVRARLLELQREIIGDGGIVVEGRDIGSVVWPRAQVKLYITADPAARAARRAAEEGGSDLGATQESLLARDKIDSGRAAAPLVMAEGAQHIDTTPYSLEEVISQVVALVEAAGVDVS